A stretch of Candidatus Coatesbacteria bacterium DNA encodes these proteins:
- the pstC gene encoding phosphate ABC transporter permease subunit PstC codes for MAKDSESSIKTILTVFAVLSLVFLAGIMVTLMSQAVPFFGEYNFGEFLTGTKWYPTQETRDEEGEWQYDPDFGLLPLLWSSIYVTILALVIAVPLSIGSAIFLAEIAPPWLREVVKPIIELLAGIPSVVFGFVGMVLIGPFIKELFDLPIGLNALNAGIILAFMAYPTITSLAEDAITAVPNDIREASLAMGANRWETMSRVVLPAGKSGIYSAIILGFGRVVGETMTVLMVAGGGTALTLDPLVPMRPMTATIALEMGEAVQGGTHYHALFMLALILFVITLGFNMLAERISRRSSLKAK; via the coding sequence ATGGCCAAAGACAGCGAAAGCAGCATCAAAACCATCCTGACCGTCTTCGCCGTGCTGTCCCTGGTGTTCCTGGCCGGCATCATGGTCACCCTGATGAGCCAGGCCGTGCCTTTCTTCGGGGAGTACAACTTCGGCGAGTTCCTGACCGGGACCAAGTGGTACCCGACCCAGGAGACCCGCGACGAGGAGGGCGAGTGGCAGTACGATCCGGACTTCGGTCTGTTGCCGCTGCTGTGGTCGTCAATCTATGTCACAATCCTGGCCCTGGTCATCGCCGTACCGCTGTCGATCGGCTCGGCCATTTTCCTGGCGGAGATCGCCCCGCCCTGGCTGCGCGAGGTGGTCAAACCGATCATCGAGCTGCTGGCGGGGATCCCCAGCGTCGTCTTCGGCTTTGTCGGTATGGTGTTGATCGGGCCGTTCATTAAAGAGCTCTTCGACCTGCCCATCGGTCTTAACGCGCTCAACGCCGGTATCATCCTGGCCTTCATGGCCTATCCGACGATCACCAGCCTGGCCGAGGACGCCATCACCGCCGTGCCCAACGATATCCGCGAGGCCTCGCTGGCCATGGGCGCCAACCGTTGGGAGACGATGAGCCGGGTGGTCCTGCCGGCCGGCAAGTCCGGCATCTACTCCGCCATCATTCTGGGCTTCGGCCGCGTCGTCGGCGAGACGATGACCGTGCTGATGGTCGCCGGCGGCGGTACGGCCCTGACTCTGGACCCCCTGGTGCCGATGCGGCCGATGACGGCCACCATCGCCCTGGAGATGGGCGAGGCCGTCCAGGGCGGCACCCACTACCACGCCTTGTTCATGCTGGCCCTGATCCTTTTCGTCATCACCCTGGGCTTCAATATGCTGGCCGAACGCATCTCGCGCCGCAGCAGCCTGAAAGCCAAGTAA
- the phoU gene encoding phosphate signaling complex protein PhoU produces the protein MLEKRIQNLDDQLKEMAGHVRQMIEKAVKAVKDKDLKRISEVNEADEVLANQMETWNLEEAVRVIALFQPMGENIRRLITIVLTNRDLERIGDHATNIAGHARFLAENDHDRVPTGINAMAEIALLMVDHSIQAYKSGDEELAKRVIYRDNELNRLTKHTIGHLLKELATNCDDPECDEVLETEILWRQAMICRNLERVGDHATNIAESVLFVVESHLHLHHKREIAEEIRRLDGKTDAGGNDEPVEED, from the coding sequence ATGCTCGAGAAACGGATCCAGAACCTCGATGATCAGCTCAAGGAGATGGCCGGCCACGTCCGCCAGATGATCGAGAAGGCGGTCAAGGCCGTCAAGGACAAGGATCTCAAGCGCATCAGCGAGGTCAACGAGGCCGATGAGGTGCTGGCCAACCAGATGGAAACCTGGAACCTCGAGGAGGCCGTCCGCGTCATCGCCCTGTTCCAGCCCATGGGCGAGAACATCCGCCGCCTGATCACCATCGTGCTGACCAATCGCGACCTGGAGCGCATCGGTGACCACGCGACCAACATCGCCGGTCACGCCCGCTTCCTGGCCGAGAACGACCACGATCGTGTACCCACGGGCATCAACGCCATGGCCGAGATCGCCCTGCTGATGGTCGATCACAGCATCCAGGCCTACAAGTCCGGCGACGAGGAACTCGCCAAGCGGGTCATCTACCGCGACAATGAGCTCAACCGGCTGACCAAGCACACCATCGGCCACCTGCTCAAGGAGCTGGCCACCAACTGCGACGATCCCGAGTGCGATGAGGTGCTGGAGACCGAGATCCTCTGGCGCCAGGCGATGATCTGCCGCAACCTCGAGCGGGTCGGCGACCACGCCACCAACATCGCCGAGAGCGTCCTCTTCGTCGTCGAGAGCCACCTGCACCTGCATCACAAGCGGGAGATCGCCGAGGAGATCCGCCGCCTCGACGGCAAGACGGACGCCGGCGGAAACGACGAACCCGTCGAAGAGGACTAG
- the pstB gene encoding phosphate ABC transporter ATP-binding protein, giving the protein MVETPTVKKTHQLLPPEQLKPKFYIENLDLWFSDAHILKDITCNLPEKHVTAVMGPSGCGKSTFLRVLNRMHDLNPDCKITGSVKLEQTNIFSPEVDINDLRKDVGMVFQRPNPFPKSIFENVAYGLRIHGERNHKILEQRVEDALRDANLWDEVKDKLQQSAFELSGGQQQRLCIARALAIKPDVLLLDEPASALDPISTARLEELIEELEGRYTVVIVTHNLQQAARVSQYTAFLMLGELVEFGITDEIFTAPSDERTENYLRGIFG; this is encoded by the coding sequence ATGGTAGAGACCCCGACCGTCAAGAAGACCCATCAGTTGCTGCCGCCGGAGCAGCTCAAGCCCAAGTTCTACATCGAGAACCTCGACCTGTGGTTCAGCGACGCCCACATCCTCAAGGATATCACCTGCAACCTTCCCGAGAAGCACGTCACCGCGGTGATGGGTCCCTCGGGTTGCGGCAAGAGTACCTTCCTGCGGGTTCTCAACCGGATGCACGACCTCAATCCGGACTGCAAGATCACCGGTTCGGTCAAGCTGGAACAGACCAACATCTTCAGCCCCGAGGTCGACATCAACGACCTGCGCAAGGATGTCGGCATGGTCTTCCAGCGCCCCAACCCCTTCCCCAAGTCGATTTTCGAGAACGTGGCCTACGGGCTGCGCATCCACGGCGAGCGCAACCATAAGATCCTCGAGCAGCGCGTCGAGGACGCCCTGCGCGACGCCAACCTCTGGGACGAGGTCAAGGACAAGCTGCAGCAGTCGGCCTTCGAGCTCTCCGGTGGTCAGCAGCAGCGCCTGTGCATCGCCCGGGCCCTGGCCATCAAGCCCGACGTCCTGCTGCTCGACGAGCCGGCCAGCGCCCTGGACCCCATCTCGACGGCCCGCCTCGAGGAGCTGATCGAGGAGCTCGAGGGCCGCTACACCGTGGTCATCGTTACCCACAACCTGCAACAGGCCGCCCGCGTCTCCCAGTACACCGCCTTCCTGATGCTGGGCGAGCTGGTCGAGTTCGGCATCACCGACGAGATCTTCACCGCCCCCTCCGATGAGCGGACGGAGAACTACCTGCGCGGCATCTTCGGCTAG
- the pstA gene encoding phosphate ABC transporter permease PstA, giving the protein MSTKSRNARAKVMFSLCGASIFIVFGMLMLILGFIIAKGAQVISWEFLTELPRNSMTEGGIWPALIGTLLLSLGAIIFSLPLGVLAAIYLNEYSREGKLRRWIRIGVNSLAGVPSVVFGLFGLSLFVNILDFGMSLLAGALTLGLLVLPTIIRATEEALKTIPMSFREASLAMGATRWQTTLRVVLPAAVGQIMTGVILAIGRAAGETAPIMFTAAVFYMRKVEIGLFKPVMALPYHIYALMTEGTHRVEQTAMAYGTAVVLLMLVLLINGVAIWLRIRTRKQKKW; this is encoded by the coding sequence ATGAGCACCAAATCACGCAACGCGCGCGCCAAGGTCATGTTCTCGCTCTGCGGGGCCTCGATCTTCATCGTCTTCGGCATGCTGATGCTGATCCTGGGCTTCATCATCGCCAAGGGCGCCCAGGTCATCAGTTGGGAGTTCCTTACCGAGCTTCCCAGGAACTCCATGACCGAGGGCGGCATCTGGCCGGCGCTGATCGGCACCCTGCTGCTGTCCCTGGGGGCGATCATCTTCAGCCTGCCCCTGGGCGTGCTGGCCGCCATCTACCTCAACGAATACTCGCGCGAGGGCAAGCTGCGCCGCTGGATCCGCATCGGTGTCAACTCCCTGGCCGGGGTGCCCTCGGTGGTCTTCGGCCTGTTCGGCCTCTCCCTGTTCGTCAATATCCTCGACTTCGGCATGAGCCTGCTGGCCGGGGCCCTGACCCTGGGGCTGCTGGTGTTGCCGACGATCATCCGCGCCACCGAGGAAGCCCTCAAGACGATCCCGATGAGCTTCCGCGAAGCCTCCCTGGCCATGGGCGCTACGCGCTGGCAGACGACGCTGCGCGTGGTCCTGCCCGCCGCCGTCGGCCAGATCATGACCGGCGTCATCCTGGCCATCGGCCGCGCCGCCGGGGAGACCGCCCCGATCATGTTCACCGCCGCCGTATTCTATATGCGCAAGGTAGAAATCGGCTTGTTCAAGCCGGTCATGGCCCTGCCCTACCACATCTACGCCCTGATGACCGAAGGTACCCACCGCGTCGAGCAGACCGCCATGGCCTACGGCACGGCCGTGGTGCTGCTGATGCTGGTCCTGTTAATCAACGGCGTGGCCATCTGGCTGCGAATCCGCACGAGGAAGCAGAAGAAATGGTAG